Proteins encoded in a region of the Streptomyces sp. NBC_01471 genome:
- a CDS encoding 8-oxoguanine deaminase has product MPDSRLVIENCALATMDASGTEYATGHVVVAGHRIESAGPGPAPGDLADVVRRIDGDGHLVTPGLVNTHHHFYQWLTRGLAQDCNLFDWLVSLYPVWARIDEPMVHAAAQGSLAALALSGVTTAADHHYVFPRGAGDLLGAEIRAAADMGVRFSPTRGSMDRGASDGGLPPDFAVESTEEALLATEAAIDRWHDPSPASMLRVGVAPCSPFSVSSGLLRSAATLARAKGVRLHTHGSETREEEEYCMLRYGMSPTELLESTGWLGPDVWMAHCIHMSDSDIARFADTGTGVAHCPSSNARVAAGLARVPDLLAAGVPVGLGVDGSASNECGRLGAELRNALLINRLGAHREKALTARQALRMGTMGGARVLGREDEIGSLEPGKLADLALWKLDGLLHSSIADPVAALVLGAPAPLTLLLVNGEPVVEDGHLVTADEDAIARDTRTQARRLAALAGLGTPAQNT; this is encoded by the coding sequence GTGCCGGACAGCCGACTTGTCATCGAGAACTGCGCTCTCGCCACCATGGACGCGAGCGGCACCGAGTACGCCACCGGCCACGTCGTGGTCGCGGGCCACCGTATCGAGTCGGCGGGCCCCGGTCCCGCGCCCGGGGACCTGGCGGACGTCGTCCGGCGGATCGACGGCGACGGTCATCTGGTGACCCCGGGGCTGGTCAACACGCACCATCACTTCTACCAGTGGCTCACCCGCGGTCTCGCCCAGGACTGCAACCTCTTCGACTGGCTGGTCAGCCTCTATCCCGTCTGGGCCAGGATCGACGAACCGATGGTGCACGCCGCGGCGCAGGGCTCGTTGGCCGCCCTGGCGCTGTCCGGGGTCACCACTGCCGCGGACCACCACTACGTCTTCCCCCGCGGCGCCGGTGACCTGCTCGGTGCCGAGATCCGGGCCGCCGCGGACATGGGCGTACGGTTCTCGCCCACCCGCGGCTCCATGGACCGGGGTGCGTCGGACGGAGGCCTGCCGCCGGACTTCGCGGTGGAGAGCACCGAAGAGGCGCTGCTCGCCACCGAAGCGGCGATCGACCGCTGGCACGACCCGTCCCCCGCTTCCATGCTCCGCGTCGGCGTCGCACCCTGCTCGCCCTTCTCGGTCTCGTCCGGACTGCTGCGATCGGCCGCGACGCTCGCCCGCGCCAAGGGAGTCCGGCTGCACACCCATGGCAGCGAGACCCGCGAGGAGGAGGAGTACTGCATGCTGCGGTACGGCATGTCGCCGACCGAGCTGCTGGAGTCCACCGGGTGGCTCGGCCCGGACGTGTGGATGGCCCACTGCATCCACATGTCCGACTCCGACATCGCCCGATTCGCCGACACCGGTACGGGCGTCGCGCACTGTCCGTCGTCCAACGCACGTGTCGCCGCCGGTCTCGCCCGCGTCCCCGACCTGCTCGCCGCCGGTGTCCCGGTCGGGCTGGGTGTCGACGGCTCCGCGTCCAACGAGTGCGGCCGGCTCGGCGCGGAACTGCGCAACGCACTGCTGATCAACCGACTCGGCGCCCACCGGGAGAAGGCTCTCACGGCCCGCCAGGCGCTCCGGATGGGCACCATGGGCGGTGCGCGCGTGCTGGGCCGGGAGGACGAGATCGGCTCGCTCGAACCCGGCAAGCTGGCGGACCTCGCGCTGTGGAAGCTGGACGGCCTGCTCCACTCCTCCATCGCCGACCCGGTCGCGGCCCTCGTACTCGGTGCTCCCGCCCCGCTGACGCTGCTCCTGGTCAACGGTGAACCGGTCGTGGAGGACGGCCATCTCGTCACCGCCGACGAGGACGCCATCGCCCGCGACACCCGCACGCAGGCACGGCGTCTGGCCGCGCTCGCCGGACTCGGCACGCCGGCACAGAACACCTAG
- a CDS encoding nucleobase:cation symporter-2 family protein yields MEDSGPPPRHPVDERPAWGALLLLGAQHVLVMYTGSIAVPLLFGAATHLSHATVTLLIDADLLVAGVATLLQSVGVGRVLGVRLPIVAGAGFSAVSPMILIAQQYGMAAVYGAMLAGGVFGLLVAAPFARLVRYFPPLVGGTVITVIGLSLLGVGTQMVAGDNPSAPGYAAPVRLLLAGGVLVLIVVVMRLSRGFVGQVAVLVGMVAGTLAAVLLGQTDFSEAPGASWVGLPEPFHFGAPHFPVAAVVSMCVVMLVIFTESTASMLAVAEMTERPLSTGDLARGLAADGLSGVLGGVMNSFPDTVFAENLGLVEMTRVRSRWVTAAAGALLVVLGCVPRLGSLVASLPDPVVGAAALVMFAMVAGVGIRILRHVDFDGTSNLLIVAVSLVAGMVPVTAPHIYDRLPAGARIIFGSAITCTAVCAFALNLLFNHAPRRRTTP; encoded by the coding sequence GTGGAAGACTCCGGTCCACCCCCGCGCCATCCCGTCGACGAACGTCCCGCGTGGGGTGCGCTCCTGCTGCTGGGTGCCCAGCACGTGCTGGTCATGTACACGGGATCCATCGCGGTGCCGCTGCTGTTCGGCGCCGCGACCCATCTGTCGCACGCCACGGTGACCCTCCTCATCGACGCCGATCTGCTGGTAGCCGGGGTGGCGACACTGCTGCAGAGCGTGGGGGTGGGCCGGGTCCTCGGCGTGCGGCTGCCGATCGTGGCCGGGGCGGGCTTCAGCGCCGTCTCACCGATGATCCTCATCGCGCAGCAGTACGGCATGGCAGCGGTCTACGGGGCGATGCTGGCCGGCGGAGTGTTCGGCCTGCTCGTCGCGGCACCGTTCGCCCGACTCGTACGCTACTTCCCGCCGTTGGTCGGCGGCACCGTGATCACTGTCATCGGGCTTTCCCTGCTCGGCGTGGGCACGCAGATGGTGGCCGGCGACAACCCGTCGGCCCCCGGCTACGCGGCTCCCGTACGGCTGCTGCTGGCCGGCGGGGTTCTCGTCCTGATCGTCGTCGTAATGCGGCTCTCGCGCGGCTTTGTCGGCCAAGTCGCCGTCCTGGTCGGCATGGTGGCCGGAACCCTCGCCGCCGTCCTGCTCGGGCAGACCGACTTCTCGGAGGCTCCCGGGGCCTCCTGGGTCGGGCTGCCGGAGCCCTTCCACTTCGGCGCGCCGCACTTCCCGGTGGCCGCGGTGGTCTCGATGTGCGTGGTCATGCTGGTGATCTTCACGGAGTCGACCGCGAGCATGCTCGCGGTGGCGGAGATGACCGAACGGCCCCTGAGCACCGGTGACCTCGCCCGCGGGCTGGCCGCCGACGGGCTCTCCGGGGTGCTCGGCGGGGTGATGAACTCCTTTCCTGACACCGTCTTCGCGGAGAACCTCGGGCTGGTCGAGATGACCCGGGTCCGCAGCCGCTGGGTCACCGCCGCCGCCGGAGCCCTGCTGGTCGTGCTCGGCTGCGTCCCGCGGCTGGGCTCCCTCGTGGCCTCGCTGCCCGATCCGGTGGTGGGCGCGGCGGCGCTGGTCATGTTCGCCATGGTGGCCGGGGTCGGGATCCGCATCCTGCGCCACGTCGACTTCGACGGCACGTCGAACCTGCTCATCGTCGCCGTCTCCCTGGTCGCCGGGATGGTTCCGGTGACCGCCCCGCACATCTACGACCGGCTGCCCGCCGGGGCGCGCATCATCTTCGGCAGCGCCATCACCTGTACGGCGGTCTGTGCCTTCGCACTCAATCTGCTGTTCAACCACGCCCCCCGGCGCCGCACCACGCCCTGA
- a CDS encoding TetR/AcrR family transcriptional regulator, protein MNDGTTTGAPTAGQQSRQPVRADAQRSIDALLTAAAEVFSTSGVDAPVRQITARAGVGAGTLYRHFPQRSDLIAAVFRNEVDACAAAAPALAVEHEPAEALARWLQRFAGFIATKRGLSAALHSGDAAYDSLPSYFRRRFEPALGALLNGAAQAGEIRSDAEPWDLLRAVGNLTLPAGEDNEGHTQRMIALLVDGLRYGTPKS, encoded by the coding sequence ATGAACGACGGCACGACGACTGGAGCACCGACGGCCGGACAGCAGTCGCGCCAGCCGGTGCGCGCCGATGCACAGCGCAGCATCGACGCCCTGCTCACCGCCGCAGCGGAGGTGTTCTCCACCTCCGGCGTGGACGCCCCCGTCCGGCAGATCACCGCCAGGGCGGGAGTCGGCGCAGGCACTCTCTACCGGCACTTCCCACAGCGCTCGGACCTCATCGCCGCCGTCTTCCGCAACGAGGTCGACGCCTGCGCGGCCGCCGCCCCCGCCCTCGCCGTCGAGCACGAACCGGCCGAGGCGCTGGCCCGGTGGCTGCAGCGCTTCGCGGGCTTCATCGCCACGAAGCGCGGGCTGAGCGCCGCCCTGCACTCGGGCGACGCGGCCTACGACAGCCTGCCGTCCTACTTCCGGCGACGCTTCGAGCCTGCCCTCGGAGCACTCCTGAACGGCGCGGCGCAGGCCGGCGAAATCCGCTCCGACGCCGAGCCCTGGGACCTGCTGCGCGCCGTCGGCAACCTCACGCTGCCCGCCGGTGAGGACAACGAAGGCCACACGCAGCGCATGATCGCCCTGCTGGTCGACGGACTCCGCTACGGCACCCCGAAGAGCTGA
- a CDS encoding SAM-dependent methyltransferase has product MNRADARAPIDLRTDRAHPARIYDVFLGGKTNYPADRAMAATVAEKMPSVQLAARTNREFVLRAVRYLVGEAGIRQFLDIGTGIPTSPNLHEVAQEAAPESRVVYADNDPIVLAHSRALHVSSPAGRTAYIQADFTDPDTILGSAELRDTLDLGQPVALTMGLLLHWIDPKDEPHAVVRRLMDVLPAGSCLVISVFARELAGGSATLQDDFAAEGTALRPLTRDETLRFFDGTDLIDPGLVAPHQWRPRTDTPDIGSPDAGPGAASTPIWAGVGVKR; this is encoded by the coding sequence ATGAACCGTGCGGACGCACGTGCGCCGATCGACTTGCGTACCGACAGGGCGCATCCAGCACGTATCTACGATGTATTTCTGGGCGGCAAGACGAACTATCCCGCCGACCGGGCCATGGCCGCGACGGTGGCGGAGAAGATGCCGTCCGTGCAGCTGGCCGCGCGGACCAACCGGGAGTTCGTCCTGCGTGCCGTGCGATACCTCGTCGGCGAGGCGGGGATCCGGCAGTTTCTCGACATAGGCACCGGTATACCGACCTCGCCCAACCTGCACGAGGTCGCGCAGGAGGCAGCACCGGAATCCCGCGTCGTGTACGCGGACAACGATCCGATCGTCCTCGCGCACTCACGTGCCTTGCACGTGAGCAGTCCCGCCGGCCGCACCGCTTACATCCAGGCCGACTTCACCGATCCGGACACCATTCTCGGGTCAGCGGAACTGCGCGACACTCTCGACCTCGGGCAGCCGGTCGCCCTGACGATGGGTCTGCTGCTGCACTGGATCGACCCGAAGGACGAGCCGCATGCCGTCGTCCGGCGTCTGATGGACGTGCTGCCCGCAGGCAGCTGTCTGGTGATATCCGTGTTCGCGAGGGAACTCGCAGGAGGTTCCGCCACTCTGCAGGACGATTTCGCAGCCGAGGGCACGGCCCTGCGGCCCCTCACCAGGGACGAGACGCTCCGGTTCTTCGACGGCACCGACCTGATCGATCCAGGGCTGGTCGCGCCCCATCAGTGGCGGCCCAGGACGGACACGCCGGACATCGGCAGCCCGGACGCCGGGCCCGGCGCCGCCTCAACCCCGATCTGGGCAGGCGTCGGAGTGAAGAGGTAG
- a CDS encoding cytochrome c biogenesis protein CcdA, with translation MFVPCAGPVLAAITVAGARGEINADIVALTVSLAVGTAVPLLIFALAGRRVAERVSAFRTRARRLRIAAGAPMIVLALALAFNVTDAIQRALPDYTSAARKKVEDSDAARHKTARRATVEVRPAAGIQDCSFTFG, from the coding sequence TTGTTCGTCCCGTGTGCGGGGCCGGTGCTCGCGGCGATCACCGTGGCCGGTGCACGCGGGGAGATCAATGCCGACATCGTCGCGCTGACGGTGTCCCTCGCCGTCGGGACCGCGGTTCCGCTGCTGATCTTCGCACTGGCCGGCCGGAGGGTCGCCGAGCGGGTGAGCGCGTTCCGTACCCGGGCCCGCAGACTGCGTATCGCAGCCGGAGCGCCGATGATCGTCCTGGCGCTCGCTCTTGCCTTCAACGTCACCGACGCCATCCAGCGTGCCCTGCCGGACTACACATCCGCCGCCCGGAAGAAGGTCGAGGACAGCGACGCCGCGCGCCACAAGACGGCCCGCCGGGCGACGGTGGAGGTCCGGCCGGCTGCCGGCATCCAGGACTGCTCGTTCACGTTCGGGTAG
- the metE gene encoding 5-methyltetrahydropteroyltriglutamate--homocysteine S-methyltransferase: MTAKSAAAAARATVYGYPRQGPNRELKKAIEGYWKGRTSADELRETAAGLRRSNWQRLAESGIHEVPTGDFSYYDHVLDTSVMVGAVPERHRGAVETDALDGYFAMARGTQDVAPLEMTKWFDTNYHYLVPELGPDTVFTTDSTKQTGELREATALGLTARPVLVGPVTYLLLAKPAPGVAADFEPLTLLDRLLPVYAEVLADLRAAGAEWVQLDEPALVQDRTPADLNAAARAYRELGSLTDRPKLLVASYFDRLGDALPVLAKAPVEGLALDFTEAAAANLGALAAIGGLPGKRLVAGVVNGRNIWANDLEKSLATLGTLLGLADRVDVSASCSLLHVPLDASAERDVDPQILRWLAFARQKTAEIATLAKGLTQGTGAIAAELAANRADLASRAGSAITRDPAVRARAAAVTDADARRSQPYSVRAAAQRAHLGLPLLPTTTIGSFPQTTELRTARADLRARRIDAAGYEERVRAEIQQVIAFQEKAGLDVLVHGEPERNDMVQYFAEQLTGYLATQQGWVQSYGTRYVRPPILAGDISRPEPMTVRWTTYANSLTDRPVKGMLTGPVTMLAWSFVRDDQPLGDTARQVALALRDEVNDLESAGTSVIQVDEPALRETLPLRVADRAAYLDWATESFRLTTSGVRSDTQIHTHMCYAEFGDIVQAIDDLDADVISLEAARSHMQVARELAEHGYPREAGPGVYDIHSPRVPGTEEAAALLRKGLEAIPAERLWVNPDCGLKTRGWPETRASLENLVAAAREVRSELAAGDA; this comes from the coding sequence GTGACAGCGAAGTCCGCAGCCGCGGCAGCACGGGCCACCGTGTACGGCTACCCCCGCCAGGGCCCGAACCGGGAACTGAAGAAAGCCATCGAGGGCTACTGGAAGGGCCGCACCAGCGCCGACGAACTGCGCGAGACCGCCGCAGGTCTGCGCCGGTCGAACTGGCAGCGCCTGGCGGAGTCCGGCATCCACGAGGTGCCCACCGGTGACTTCTCGTACTACGACCACGTGCTGGACACCAGTGTCATGGTCGGCGCGGTCCCGGAGCGGCACCGCGGGGCCGTCGAAACCGACGCGCTCGACGGTTACTTCGCGATGGCACGCGGCACCCAGGACGTGGCGCCCCTCGAAATGACCAAGTGGTTCGACACCAACTATCACTACCTGGTGCCCGAACTGGGCCCGGACACGGTGTTCACCACCGACTCCACCAAGCAGACCGGGGAGCTCAGGGAGGCGACCGCACTCGGCCTCACCGCCCGTCCCGTACTCGTAGGCCCGGTCACCTATCTGCTGCTGGCCAAGCCGGCGCCGGGCGTCGCGGCGGACTTCGAACCGCTGACCCTGCTGGACCGGCTGCTGCCCGTCTACGCCGAGGTCCTCGCCGATCTGCGTGCGGCAGGCGCGGAGTGGGTCCAGCTGGACGAGCCGGCTCTCGTCCAGGACCGCACCCCCGCCGATCTGAACGCCGCCGCACGCGCCTACCGTGAACTGGGCTCGCTGACCGACCGTCCCAAGCTGCTGGTCGCGTCCTACTTCGACCGGCTCGGCGACGCGCTTCCCGTCCTGGCCAAGGCCCCGGTGGAAGGCCTGGCGCTCGATTTCACCGAAGCTGCGGCGGCCAATCTCGGCGCGCTGGCCGCGATCGGCGGACTCCCCGGCAAGCGCCTTGTCGCCGGTGTGGTCAACGGGCGCAATATCTGGGCCAACGACCTGGAGAAGTCGCTCGCCACGCTGGGAACCCTGCTGGGGCTGGCCGACCGGGTGGACGTATCCGCCTCCTGCTCGCTCCTCCACGTGCCGCTCGACGCATCCGCCGAACGGGACGTCGACCCGCAGATCCTGCGCTGGCTCGCCTTCGCCCGGCAGAAGACCGCGGAGATCGCGACCCTCGCCAAGGGGCTCACCCAGGGGACCGGTGCCATCGCGGCCGAACTGGCCGCCAACCGCGCCGACCTGGCCTCCCGGGCAGGCTCGGCGATCACCCGCGACCCCGCCGTACGGGCCAGGGCCGCCGCAGTGACGGACGCCGACGCGCGCCGCTCCCAGCCCTACTCCGTGCGGGCCGCGGCGCAGCGCGCCCATCTCGGGCTGCCGCTCCTGCCGACCACCACCATCGGCTCGTTCCCGCAGACCACAGAGCTGCGCACGGCCCGCGCGGACCTGCGGGCCCGGCGTATCGATGCCGCCGGGTACGAGGAGCGCGTCAGGGCCGAGATCCAGCAAGTGATCGCCTTCCAGGAGAAGGCGGGGCTCGACGTCCTGGTGCACGGTGAGCCCGAGCGCAACGACATGGTGCAGTACTTCGCCGAGCAGCTCACCGGCTATCTGGCCACCCAGCAGGGCTGGGTCCAGTCGTACGGGACCCGCTACGTCCGCCCGCCGATCCTCGCGGGCGACATCTCCCGGCCGGAGCCGATGACGGTGCGCTGGACCACGTACGCCAACTCCCTGACCGACCGCCCGGTCAAGGGCATGCTCACCGGGCCCGTCACCATGCTCGCCTGGTCCTTCGTCCGTGACGACCAGCCGCTCGGCGACACCGCACGCCAGGTCGCACTCGCCCTGCGCGACGAGGTCAACGACCTGGAGTCGGCAGGGACCTCGGTCATCCAGGTCGACGAACCCGCCCTGCGCGAGACACTGCCGCTGCGCGTCGCCGACCGCGCCGCGTACCTGGACTGGGCCACCGAGTCCTTCCGGCTCACCACGAGCGGCGTCCGGTCCGACACCCAGATCCACACCCACATGTGCTACGCGGAATTCGGCGACATCGTCCAGGCCATCGACGACCTCGACGCCGACGTCATCAGCCTCGAAGCGGCCCGCTCCCACATGCAGGTCGCCCGCGAACTCGCCGAGCACGGCTACCCGCGCGAAGCCGGACCCGGCGTGTACGACATCCACTCCCCGCGCGTGCCGGGTACGGAGGAAGCGGCAGCACTCCTCCGCAAGGGACTTGAGGCCATCCCGGCCGAACGGCTGTGGGTCAACCCCGACTGCGGCCTGAAGACCCGCGGCTGGCCCGAGACCCGCGCCTCCCTGGAGAACCTCGTCGCCGCCGCCCGCGAGGTCCGCTCCGAACTGGCCGCCGGGGACGCCTGA
- a CDS encoding isopenicillin N synthase family dioxygenase, giving the protein MAEGPAPHGDFEVPAIDVSRWAGGGAAERAALAAAVDAAARTVGFMQITGHGIPAAAGRDLADAMDAFFALPQEEKRTLVAPPEINRGYTPPRAEKLSLSLGVTSPEDLFEAFNVGVDGTGHTGVALPATHFPANRWPDPRRVPGFREAVDTWFRHAGALARTLTGVFAHALGLDESFFRPYTDHSVDVLRMNNYALPAGETRVDRGRMGMGAHTDYGIVTVLWADQVPGLQILGDAGQWHDVRPAEGALLVNLGDALARWTNDQWRSTLHRVLPPTDADGRLVRRRSAAYFHDGNHDAVISPLPGCVPTGADPLYPPVTIGDHITAKLAGSRALRPHDDAARESARLLAATEPATATTPDPGNESATESTSGSRPHSGDR; this is encoded by the coding sequence ATGGCCGAAGGACCTGCACCCCACGGCGACTTCGAAGTTCCCGCCATCGATGTCTCGCGCTGGGCCGGGGGCGGCGCGGCGGAACGCGCCGCACTCGCCGCAGCCGTGGACGCGGCGGCCCGCACCGTCGGCTTCATGCAGATCACCGGTCACGGCATCCCCGCCGCTGCCGGGCGGGATCTGGCCGACGCCATGGACGCCTTCTTCGCCCTCCCCCAGGAGGAGAAGCGGACACTGGTGGCACCGCCCGAGATCAACCGGGGCTACACCCCGCCCAGAGCGGAGAAGCTCAGCCTCAGCCTGGGCGTCACCTCGCCGGAGGACCTGTTCGAGGCGTTCAACGTCGGCGTGGACGGCACCGGGCACACCGGCGTGGCTCTGCCGGCGACGCACTTCCCCGCGAACCGCTGGCCCGACCCGCGACGCGTCCCCGGTTTCCGGGAGGCCGTCGACACCTGGTTCCGGCACGCCGGAGCCCTGGCACGGACGCTGACCGGAGTGTTCGCCCACGCCCTGGGGCTCGACGAGAGCTTCTTCCGCCCGTACACCGACCACTCCGTCGACGTCCTGCGCATGAACAACTACGCGCTGCCCGCCGGGGAGACGCGGGTCGACCGGGGCCGGATGGGCATGGGCGCGCACACCGACTACGGAATCGTCACCGTGCTCTGGGCCGACCAGGTACCCGGGCTGCAGATCCTCGGCGACGCCGGGCAGTGGCACGACGTACGGCCTGCCGAGGGCGCTCTGCTGGTCAACCTCGGTGACGCACTGGCCCGTTGGACCAACGACCAGTGGCGCTCCACGCTGCACCGTGTGCTGCCGCCGACGGACGCCGACGGGCGGCTGGTGCGCCGCAGGTCCGCCGCCTACTTCCACGACGGCAACCACGACGCCGTGATCAGCCCGCTGCCCGGCTGCGTTCCCACGGGCGCCGACCCCCTCTACCCTCCGGTCACCATCGGCGACCACATCACGGCCAAGCTGGCGGGCTCGCGCGCACTGCGACCGCACGACGACGCCGCGCGGGAGAGCGCACGGCTGCTCGCCGCCACCGAACCGGCCACCGCGACCACCCCCGACCCCGGCAACGAATCCGCCACCGAATCCACCTCCGGATCCCGGCCCCACTCCGGCGATCGCTGA
- a CDS encoding aldo/keto reductase — translation MKYRTLGRTGIKVSPYCLGAMMFGALGNPDHDDSVRIIHKALDAGINFVDTADAYARGESEEIVGKALKGRRDNVVLATKAHLPMGDDPNQRGNSRRWLVRALDDSLRRLRTDHVDLFQVHRPAPDTDVEETLSALTDLVRAGKVRTIGASTFPASDIVEAQWVAERRGLERFRTEQPPYSILNRGIEREVLPVCERYGMGALVWSPLAGGMLTGRYRKGKQADTHRSGFGFKHLLDERRLDVVEQLIPVAEEAGMPLTHLATAFAIAHPGVTSAIIGPRTMNHLDDLLAGAETILSDDVLDRIDAIVPPGTDVGTLDMIYNPPAVEQPALRRRPAVERSAA, via the coding sequence ATGAAGTACCGCACACTGGGGCGAACCGGGATCAAGGTCAGTCCCTACTGCCTCGGCGCGATGATGTTCGGGGCCCTGGGCAACCCCGACCACGACGACTCCGTCCGCATCATCCACAAGGCGCTGGACGCGGGCATCAACTTCGTCGACACCGCCGATGCCTACGCACGCGGCGAGTCCGAGGAGATCGTCGGCAAGGCCCTCAAGGGCCGCCGTGACAACGTCGTCCTGGCCACCAAGGCCCACCTCCCCATGGGGGACGACCCCAACCAGCGGGGCAACTCGCGGCGCTGGCTGGTGCGCGCACTCGACGACTCGCTGCGCCGGCTGCGGACCGATCACGTCGACCTGTTCCAGGTCCACCGGCCCGCGCCGGACACCGACGTGGAAGAGACCCTCTCCGCCCTCACCGACCTGGTGCGCGCGGGCAAGGTCCGCACCATCGGCGCCTCCACCTTCCCCGCGTCGGACATCGTCGAGGCGCAGTGGGTCGCCGAGCGGCGCGGCCTGGAGCGGTTCCGCACCGAGCAACCGCCGTACTCGATCCTCAACCGGGGCATCGAGCGCGAGGTGCTGCCGGTCTGCGAGCGTTACGGGATGGGCGCCCTGGTATGGAGCCCTCTCGCGGGCGGCATGCTCACCGGCCGCTACCGCAAGGGGAAGCAGGCCGACACCCACCGGTCCGGCTTCGGCTTCAAGCACCTGCTCGACGAGCGGCGGCTCGACGTCGTCGAGCAGCTCATCCCGGTCGCCGAGGAGGCCGGGATGCCGCTGACGCATCTGGCGACGGCCTTCGCGATCGCCCACCCCGGCGTCACCTCCGCGATCATCGGCCCGCGCACCATGAACCACCTGGACGACCTGCTCGCGGGCGCGGAGACGATCCTGAGCGACGACGTCCTCGACCGGATCGACGCCATCGTGCCGCCGGGCACCGACGTCGGAACGCTGGACATGATCTACAACCCGCCCGCCGTCGAGCAGCCCGCCCTGCGCCGCCGCCCGGCCGTCGAGCGTTCCGCCGCCTGA